The Campylobacter armoricus sequence TTTTGAAAAATATTAATGGTTTAAAACTTGATTTAGAAATTCTTTTAATCTTTCGTTTTTTGGATTTTTAAAGGCTATTTTAGGGCATTCATCTACTGCTATAATACCCTTATCCATAAAAAAAATCCGATTAGCTACATTCCTTGCAAAACCCATTTCGTGCGTAACTACAAGCATAGTAAGACCCTCTTTTGCTACTTCTTTCATGATATTTAAAACCTCACCTATCATTTCAGGATCTAGTGCTGAAGTTGGCTCATCAAATAAAATAACATCAGGATTCATCATTAAAGATCTTGCTATAGCAATACGCTGTTTTTGCCCACCTGAAAGTTTATGAGGAAAATAATTTTCTTTATCACTTAAACCAATTTTTTTTAGTAATTCTCTCGCTTTTTTTATTGCCTCATCTTTATTCATAATTTTAGTTTGAACTGGAGCTAAACATAAATTTTCTAAAACATTTTTATTGTTAAAAAGATTAAAATGCTGAAACACCATACTTACTTTTTGACGAATTTTATTTATATCTGTTTTTTTGTCGAGTATATTTATATTATTGATATAAATATTGCCACTATCTGGTGTCTCAAGTTTATTTAAGCATCGTAAAAAAGTACTTTTGCCACCCCCGCTAGGACCAATAATGGCTATAATATCACCCTTATTTATTTTAATACTAATATCTTTTAAAACTTCTAATTCACCATATTTTTTAATTAAATTTTCAATTTTAATCATGCTTGTTTAATCTCATTTCTATAAATCTAGCAATCAGTGTTAAAAATTTTACACTTACATAATATACAAGTCCTGTAAAAATAATAGGCTTAGGATTATAGTAAATTGCTTGCAGGCTTTTGCTTTGCATGGTAATATCCATAACGCTAATATAACCAACTATGGAAGTTTCTTTAAATAAAGAAATAAATTCATTCATTAATGAAGGTAAAATATTTTTAATAGCCTGTGGAAAAATAATTATTCTCATTGAGCTTGAATAGCTAAGTCCCATAGCTCTTGCTGCTTCCATTTGTCCTTTATCAACACTTTGAATCCCACTTCTTATGATTTCAGCTACATAGGCTGAACTATTGAGCCCAAGAGCAATAATAGCTACATAAAAATTATCACTCCAAGTAGCAAAAATTACTACGGAAAAAATTAAAAGTTGCAAAAGCAAAGGAGTTCCGCGTATAATATCTATATATTCATCTATAATAAAATTTAAACTTTTAATTTCTAAAAATCTTAAAAATGTTAAGAAAAATCCAAGTATTATACCTATTGAAATTCCGCCTATTGTTAAGCCAAGTGTTGTGAAGTAACTACGCACATAAGATTTAGCTTCTATGGTGTAAGCATATTCTCCTGTAGCTAATCCATTTAGATCTTTAACTTGTAAA is a genomic window containing:
- a CDS encoding amino acid ABC transporter ATP-binding protein, coding for MIKIENLIKKYGELEVLKDISIKINKGDIIAIIGPSGGGKSTFLRCLNKLETPDSGNIYINNINILDKKTDINKIRQKVSMVFQHFNLFNNKNVLENLCLAPVQTKIMNKDEAIKKARELLKKIGLSDKENYFPHKLSGGQKQRIAIARSLMMNPDVILFDEPTSALDPEMIGEVLNIMKEVAKEGLTMLVVTHEMGFARNVANRIFFMDKGIIAVDECPKIAFKNPKNERLKEFLNQVLNH
- a CDS encoding amino acid ABC transporter permease, producing the protein MKQNTMKFFVFFTIIIFWAYFSFPIEILQVKDLNGLATGEYAYTIEAKSYVRSYFTTLGLTIGGISIGIILGFFLTFLRFLEIKSLNFIIDEYIDIIRGTPLLLQLLIFSVVIFATWSDNFYVAIIALGLNSSAYVAEIIRSGIQSVDKGQMEAARAMGLSYSSSMRIIIFPQAIKNILPSLMNEFISLFKETSIVGYISVMDITMQSKSLQAIYYNPKPIIFTGLVYYVSVKFLTLIARFIEMRLNKHD